ttttcttgtaaatttgttcaagttctttgtaaattctggatattagccctttgtcagatgggtggatTGTAAaagtttttctcccattctgtaggttgcctgttcactctgacagtagtttcttttgctgtgcagaagctctttagtttaattagatcccatttgccaattttggcttttgttgccattgtttttggtgttttagtcatgaagtcttgcccatgcctatggcctgaatggtactgcctaggttttcttctagggtttttatggttttaggtctaacatttaactctttaatccatcttgaattaatttttgtataaggtgtaaggaagggatccagtttcagctttctacatatgactagccagttttcccagcaccatttattaaatatggaatcctttccccattgctggtttttgtcaggtttgtcaaagatcagatggttgtagatgtgtggtattatttctgagggctctattctgttccattggtctatatctctgtttttgtatcagtaccatgctgttttggttattgtagccttgtagtatagtttgaagccaggtagtgtgatgcctccagctttgttctttttgtttaggattatcttggcaatgcaggctcttttttggttccatatgaattttaaagtaattttttccaattctgtgaagaaagtcattggtagcttgatggggatggcattgaatctgtaaattaccctgggcagtatggtcattttcaaaatactgattcttcctatccatgagagtggaatgttcttccatttgtttgtgtcctcttttatttcattgagcagtggtttgtagttcttccttgaagaggtccttcaaatccttgtaagttggattcctaggtattttactgtctttgtagtaattgcgaatgggagttcactcatgatttggctctttgttattggtagaggaatgcttgtgatttttgcacattgattttgtatcctgagacttcgctgaagttgtttatcagcttaaggagattttgggctgagacgatggggttttctaaatatacaatcatgtcatctgcaaacaggaacaatttggctccctcttttcctaattgaataccctttatttctttctcctgcctgattgccctggccagaacttctaacactatgttgaataggagtggtgagagagggcatccctgtcttgtgccagttttcaaagggaatgcttccagtttttgccctttcagtatgatattggctgtgggtttgtcataaatagctcttattattttgagatgtggtttcatcaatacccagtttattgagagtttttagcatgaagggctgttgaattttattgaaggccttttctgcatctattgagataatcatgtggtttttgtctttggttctgtttacatgatggattatgtttattgatttgtgtatgttgaaccagacttgcatctcagggataaggccaacttgatcatggaggataagctttttgatgtgctgctggattcggtttgccagtattttattgaggatttttgcattgatgttcatcagggatattggtctaaaattctctttttttgttgtgtctctgacaggctttgttatcaggatgatgctggcctcataaaataagttagggaggattccttctttttctattgattggaatagtttcagaaggaatggtaccacctcctccttgtacctccagtagaattcggctgtgaatctgtctggtcctggactttttttggttgataagctattaattattgcctcaacttcacagcctgttattggtctattcagggattcaactttttcctggtttagcctcgggagggtatatgtgtccaggaatttatccatttcttctagattttctagtttgtttgcatagaggtgtttatagtattctctgatggtagtttgtatttctgtgggatcagtggtgatatcccctttatcattttttattccgtctatttgattcttctttcttttcttctttattagtcttgctagcagtctatcaattttgctgatcttttcaaaaaaccaagtcCTGGAGTCAcggattttttggagggtttttttgtgtttctatctccttcagttctgctctgatcttagttatttcttgacttctgctggcttttgaatgtgtttgctcttgcttctctagttcttttaattgtgatgttagggtgtcagttttagatctttcctgctttctcttgtgggcatttagtgctataaatttccctctacacactgcttaaaatgtgccccagagattctggtatgttgtgtctttgttctcattggtttcaaagaacatctttatttctgccttcattttgttatgtacccagtagtcattcaggagcaagttgttcagtttccatgtagttgagtggttttgagtgagtttcttaatcctgagttctagtttgattgcactgtggtctgagagacagtttgttataatttctttcttttacatttgctgaggagtgctttacttccaactaagcggtcaattttggaataagtgtgatgtggtgctgagaagaatgtatattctgttgatttggggtggagagttctgtagatgtctattaggtctgcttagtgcagagctgagttcaagtcctggatatcctttttaactttctgtctcgttgatctgtctaatgttgacagtggggtgttaaagtctcccattattattgtgtgggagtctaagtctctttgtaggtcactaaggacttgctttatgaatctgggtgctcttgtattgggtgcatatatatttaggatagttagctcttcttgttgaattgatccctttaccattatgtaatggccttctttgtctcttttaatcttgttggtttaaagtctattttatcagagactaggattgcaacccctgcctttttttgttttccatttgcttggtagatcttcctccatccctttattttgagcctatgtgtgtctctgcatgtgagatgggtctcctgagtacagcacactgatgagtcttgactctatccaattttccagtctgtatcttttaatttgagcattttgcccatttacatttaaggttaatattgttatgtgtgaatttgatcctgtcattatgatgttagctggttattttgcttgttagttgacgcagtttcttcctagcactgatgctctttacaatttggcatgtttttgcagtggctggtacgggttgttcatttccatatttagtgcttccttcaggagctcttgtaaggcaggcctggtggtgacaaaatctctcagcatttgtttgtctgtaaaggattttatttctccttcacttatgaagcttagtttggttggatatgaaattctgggttgaaaattctttaagaatattgaatattggcccccactctcttctggcttgtagagtttctgccgagagatcagctgttagtctgatgggcttccctttatgggcaacccgacctttctctctggcttcccttaacattttttccttcatttcaactttggtgaatctgacaattatgtgtcttggagttgctcttctcaaggagtatctttgtggcgttctccaCAACAGGGATTCTTAAGCCTGCCATTAAAGAAAGCTGGGCTTGGGGATGAGTAGAACATAGTTCAGCAGCAGAAGTTGTCCAGAAGCCAGCATGAATAACACAACTCAAGAAAAGAGAATGGTAGACTGGGAGGTCGGATCAGTGaaacagcaaagaaacaaacactAGGTGAAGGAAGTTAGTCTAGAGGAtggagaagaatgcacacatgcAAATAAGGTACAATCTAACTTTCAAACACAACGTTGTATTGACACAGATTCTTTCACTAGAAGCAAAAACAAAGTGCGGGCATGGGGAGGTGGTTGCTGGTTTTCCAGACATTATAATCACAACTTTTGGGGTCCATTtagatcaggggtccccaactcctgggctgtggacaggtactggtccatggcctgttaggaactgggtgagagagcaggaagtgagtggtgagtgagcGAGCATTATCAcctgagctctacctcctgtTAGGTCAGCTCCAGCATTAGAGACCCATGGGAGCaggaaccctactgtgaactgcgcatgcaaggCATCTAGGTTGAAatctccttatgagaatctaatgcctgatgatctaaaATGGAACTGTTTCATCCTGAAACTGTctgcacccccaccccgcccctgccatctgtggaaaaattgtcttccaccaAACTAGTCCCTccagtctctggtgccaaaaggctggggactgctgaTTTAGAGGACAAGGAAGATTTCTGATGGTAGAGGTAGGAACCACGATGAACCCACACATAAAATGTGCAGTATTGTTTAAGCAAGAAGTTATGTTCAAAAGTGAATTCCCATTCTAATAAAGGAAAGTTATGACAACCCAAAAAATGCCTAGGTAGCattcttacttatttattttatttttatgttttaagacagtctccctctgtcacccaggctgcagtgcagtggccccatctcagctcactacaacctctgcctcccagattcaagccattgtctgcctcagcctcccgagctgaaactacaggtgcacaccagcacgcccagttaatttttgtatttttagtagagacggggtttcaccatgttggccaggctggtctcgaactcctgacctcaagtgacctgcctgccttggcctcccaaagtgttgggattacaggcgtgagccaccgcgtctggtcGCTATGTAGCATTCTTAAATAAGGccctatatttttaataatatttatttgtttaatatgaagaaagaaaaagtagaatagGTTTTGCAATTTAGTCAGGAATTGTTACACAAGATACAGACTTTATTTCCATGGATTTCTGAAGTCAGATGCTTAAAAAAAACTCTAATCAAATTTACCCCCACTATATAATATTTACCATTATATCAACCAAACTTATACAATAATTACTCTTGAAAAATAAGTAGACTGTAGTATCTAATCAATTGCAAAATATAATAGATTGCAACCAATTTgttaacaacaagaaaaaaaactcccCTAAAGAGCTTGAACCTTCATAATAATTTACAGAATTCTGTTTAACTTGATATACAAGAAAATCCGCTGTGGATAAGGCATTGCTTTGTGAACCCTCCATCTTTCCTCAGAGAATAAGGCACCAATCACTAGCATTATAAATcacaaaactgtaagaaaatctGAAGACAGCAGGTGCCATATATGCCACAAAGAAAAGCAGGTACCTTTAGGGCACGGATTTTAATAAACTGTGCAAATATAAGATGTATAGCAACTAAATTTTCCTTCTCTAATAAAGAGGAATCATTTTAATAGAAGATCAacctgaaagaaaaaggaaaaagcaaatttcctaaaactttattttgaaaaaaatatatgctgTCTTTCAGTATCAGGCAGAGTAAAATAGAAtagtatataaaatagtatataaacAAACTGATAGcaactaaaacaattttaatgGTACATTCAGGAATTTACATTTGAAATGAcatttctggtcttttttttgcATGAATTCAAATGTTATGGTTATGATCCCAATATCAATATTTTGTTAATgttacttattaaaaaatattacatttagttATGTTTTTCAAAACAGTTAAAACTAACACATGAGATTCTAGGCTAGAGATACTAAAAAATACTACTTCAGTAAAGTGTTACTGTAGCCAAcatgttttaataattatttcctaaattaatttctgaaataataagcTAGATCTAATGTTAGCTACTGGATATTATAATAATGTGTCACAAGTGTTCTGAAGGTTTTGCCAGTAATCATAACTCATAAAGCATTCTGCAAATTAAATTTCACTCAGGATcaacatatatgaaaataaatacatgttagcATTAACTATACATTTGTATAGTTAAATGATTCACATCATTTATTTGGTGATTTCACTATTTCAATATCTCAAGAAAATTGGATCCAAATATAATGTTAACTCTTTACAAACTAGTTACCCTAAAATTTGAGCTGTTTTTCATTAGGAAATGGACTAAATTCCAGGTATATTTCCAGAAAATGAACTGGATGTTAATCTAAAAGAACTACTAGTAAAGccagataaacagaaaaaaacaataaaaatatatcgTGGAATAAATGAAACTCTAATATTGCACTAGAGTTGTCATAGAAGAGAGAAGTAGAATAATaacaagtataattttttaaaaagttatacatgCTTCCTGAGCAAGAGGATTCCAGAATTATAATAACTAAATAATGTAAACacctaactgtatttttaaaaattaactttaatgtTGGCTACTCTTAATTATCATCATCTGAGCCATTTGCTTCTCTAAGACTGCCGTATGGTTACCTCAGACATCAATACGAACTCCATGTTTTGAAGACATCATTTGTCTGGTTCCTGTTAAATACATAACGAATGAACAGATGTGAGGTAAagatgatgtgattattacataaaGCCAGAATGGCAAAGGAGAAGTTTTTCCAAATGGGCATATCCACAAACCATGACGAATCCCATCTCGGATATGATGTGAAGTCCAGGATATAAATAACATCCAGGGAAGAAAGCACCATGAGTCTTTGAGCTTGAAAAGGTGCATAGTAAATTTCAGGGTCAGAACCACAATGGGTATCACAGTAGAACAGTGAAGGAAAGGTCTTCGTGGAAGAGTCAAAGCAGCCTGAGGGAGCAAAGTAATAGCGAGTATCATTTCCTTTctagcaaaacaaaattttatacatgcttcttaatcttttaaaatattttccagagtcTATTGGACATGCAAAAGAAAGATGTTCTATGCCACTTCAGAATACATAtaccaaaattatatatatatatataaaagaatataaaagtgtGAGCAGGATAtcctttacattaaaaataaaatcaaggtcTCAGGAATATGgagattaattttttaagtaaGTTTCCCATTATTTGCTTAGAAAATTCACAATATGAACATAATTTATAATCTAAGTGTACAGTTTGTGTAATTTAGAGTTTTATATAATTACCCAGGGCCTCTAAGAGCACTGTAAAAATATCTCACaaccaaataaaatattctttagtcAAGGCAAAAGagggaaatatttttgttatatccATTTTATATTAGCTATAAACACTTTTGGAATTTATTTacaacatttagaaaaattatattattttaaacatgtattctaaaattgagttaaaaaaacttcagtaaatttctttttttttttttttttttttagatggagtcttgctcggttgcccaggctggagtgcagtggcgcaatctcagctcactgcaatctctgcttttcAGGTTaaaattctccagcctcagccttccgagtagctgggatcataggcacctgccaccatgcccggctaatttttgtatttttagtagagacggggtttcaccatgttggccaggctggtctcgaactcctgaattcaggtgatccacccaccttggcctcccaaaatgctgggattacagatgtgagccatgatgcctggcAAACTTCAGTAAATTTCTAAGCCACTACCAAAATGTATATTCAATATCTGAACCAATAAAAATTTCAGGCTTAATCCCTGAATGATTCATGAGTAGGGTTTTGTTCCCACCTGCTTTAAAGACTAATTTGCAGCGAGATAATccctaaacaaaaataaagctgaGGATAGTTATGATTGTCTAAATCTGAATCTCCGCACATATCCTCTAAAAGTATTACAAAACATGAAggacaaataaaactacacaaaatctCAAACCCTCGCATAAACAGAAGCCAGAGAATGCCCATATTTGAAATTACCCATAAGTATTAAAATAAACACCAAATCAGTGGGTTCTCTCTCTCACACTTCCATCCAAGTCAGGAAAAACTATGttgaagagagaagaggggaacCCTAAGATTGATCTAAAATTACCACTAGGAAGTTCAGCTTAAGTGTGAAAATACTGGAGTGTCCTAGTAGGTCAGAGCACTAACTGCAGGGAAAGGACTTAAAAGTGGACCTTCAAGACTCTGAAAGGTATTGATTCTGGGGGAGATGATGGTAAGAAAGGGAGAGACACCCTTTGGAGACTGGatggtgaaaaggaaaagaagtagtaaaaggaagaaatgtaGTTTCCTGtccaaaaaacacaaacaaaaatcagaCAATGATCTGACCACATGAAAAAAAGTTACTTATTAAAGAGACTGTACCTTGTCCCACTGTCAAATCAGACCACCCTTGAACAAGGAATCCTATAAACCCTCTCCTCAAACGAGTATTCTTTACCTCTCACCTATGGTATGAACATCAAAGAGTTTATTTTACGCTCCTCTTTCCCTGCCTTCTCCtccatattttgttttacttctacTTCATCAGAACATGTACCATTTCTGtattattattctacttttgTCTTcacctttgtttttaaattctatatcCGCAATATGTTAAGTTCATCATAGGTCCTTTTACTAACACTGCCTTAACCAAGAATATGTTAGAATAAAGAATAATGTAATATCATGAAATAAAGTGATAAAATAGAACAAATCTATAAAAAGCTAGtacaggaggaaaataaaaaacagaataaaaatatcaggccaagtggggtggctcacacctgtaatcctagcactttgggaggctgaggtgggctgatcacctgaggtcaggagttcgagaccagcctgaccaacatgaagaaaccccgtctctactaaaaatacaaaattagctgggcatgatggtgcatgcctgtaatcccagctaattaggaggctgaggtaggagaatcacttgaacctgggaggtggaggttgcggtgagctgagatcacaccattgcactccagcctgggcaataagagtgaaactctgtctaaaaaacaacccccaccctcaaaaaaaaaaaagaaccatctcTTAAATCCTGTTCCTAGtaacaaatacaaaacaacaaatttttttttaactacataaaacataagaaaattatatCACAAGACTCCAAACTAAATTAAATCTCAAACAACCATATGGGGAATAAAAAATCTTGAATAAGAaattcaaaaatggaaaaaaatagattaaaaaaagataataactgATTAAACTCAgtatggaaaaaaacaaaaacaatctaaTAAATGACTATATTGCAATGTATCCGAGGGAGAATAGGTCAAATGAAAGTTTAATAAGGaacattgaaaaaattaatacaaaaattagctgggtatggtggtgcatgcctgttatcccagctactcaggaggctgaggcatgagaatcccttgaacataggaggcagagcttgcagtgagctgagatcacacaactgcacccCAAACTGGGcaagaataagactctgtctcaagaaagaaaagaaaagaaaaaatgcaggaAACCaaccaagagaataaaaatgatatgaggaaaaagtaaaaacagtcAGGTGGCAAATAGCTGAAACAGAATACAggcaaaaagaaacaacatacgtATAACTGAAGtccctaaagaagaaaaacaaagaaacagaatggaACTAGTATTTAAAGCTATGAtccaagaaaaccaaaaataaaaacgcGAATCTATTGAAAGAGCCCATCTTAAAAAACTGACTCAATGATAAGCTTTGAGACAATTTAGTAGAGCTATTACtgtaataatgataaaagaacaGTTTTTAAGCCCTCCAcgcaaaagataaaataacttcCAAAGGCAATAGCATTACACTGGCATCAGATTTCTCCCCCCAACAAAAGCACTTTTATGTACTATAGTAATAAAGGTTTAGTTTATAATCCatattagtaaaatataaatcataGAACTGATTGGAAAGACTGGTGACACCTTTAATAGGAAGTACAACATTTTCAACAGGATGGGATTAAGGAGCCTATGGTAATCACTACTTGCAAGAAAGCAATAACCTGATGTTGAGTTATGCTCGGGATATGTTTACAGCCATACTGATTCTTCATACTCTTATTTGTGAATTAACATCTATTTATATTAATAGCTGctaaaaaagaaactggaaattcTTGTTGTTGGCTGATTCTAAAATGTCaatgcagtgtttttttttttttttttttttttttgacagagactTGTGCTGTCTcaaagcccaggctggagtatagtggcacaatcttagctcactgtaacctcactgtaactcctgggctcaagtgatcctcttgcctcagcctcctgattaggtggaactataggcatacaccaccatgcctggctagttttttattttttgtagagatggagtcttgctctgttgcccaaggtggtcttcagctcctggcctcaagtgatcctcccatctcagcctcccagtgttggggttacaggcatgagccactgtgcctggcctttgatttttttactaatagaaaaacaatgaataaggaaagaaaatggaattatcatagaagtaaaaatagaTCACTGTCATGAATACTTATTCAGTTTTGATATTTATTACTGATAATCACATATCACCTTATGGtggatgtaaaatattttaatacttaattcaaaaataatgattaataCTAGCACTATGCTGTACTTTATGTGCactatctcatttgatccttataACAACTCTATATGGTAGGTAGCATTTTACagcagagaaaactgaggcagtgAGGCTAGTTACTTCCCCCATACTGTGCAGTTAATGAGTGGCACAGCTGGGATTTGATCCTGGGTCTGTCTAACTCTATAATTCATATTCTTAACAATAGTGCTTCTAAGTGAATTAAAGGATAAATACATTATGCAGcctaaatgctttta
This window of the Nomascus leucogenys isolate Asia chromosome 6, Asia_NLE_v1, whole genome shotgun sequence genome carries:
- the TMEM267 gene encoding transmembrane protein 267 isoform X1 — encoded protein: MASETEKTHALLQTCSTESLISSLGLGVFCLVADRLLQFSTIQQNDWLRALSDNAVHCVIGMWSWAVVTGIKKKTDFGEIILAGFLASVIDVDHFFLAGSMSLKAALTLPRRPFLHCSTVIPIVVLTLKFTMHLFKLKDSWCFLPWMLFISWTSHHIRDGIRHGLWICPFGKTSPLPFWLYVIITSSLPHICSFVMYLTGTRQMMSSKHGVRIDV